Proteins from one Mycobacterium adipatum genomic window:
- a CDS encoding IspD/TarI family cytidylyltransferase, with amino-acid sequence MGSRVGADGNKAYLRLAGASMLSWSVRAVAETAGIDRVILVYRRGERDVAARALHEDLPGIAVELVEGGESRHDSEFNVLGHLCADIESGAVDVVLIHDAARPLAGPDLMRTALDTARAYGGAVPALPASGLARPLPDGGLEPLTGRLVRVQTPQAFRAGPLLEAYRRAEAQGFDGTDTSACVQHFTDVEVRVFGGAASNLKVTYPPDIRLAEHLLAATVNADRR; translated from the coding sequence ATGGGCTCACGGGTCGGCGCCGACGGCAACAAGGCCTACCTGAGGCTGGCCGGCGCGTCGATGCTGTCCTGGTCGGTGCGGGCAGTGGCCGAGACCGCCGGAATCGACCGGGTGATTCTGGTGTACCGACGCGGTGAGCGGGACGTGGCGGCTCGCGCGCTGCACGAGGACCTGCCCGGTATCGCGGTCGAACTCGTCGAGGGCGGCGAGAGTCGCCACGATTCGGAGTTCAACGTGTTGGGCCACCTGTGTGCCGATATCGAGAGCGGGGCCGTGGACGTCGTGCTCATCCACGACGCCGCCCGACCCTTGGCCGGCCCGGACCTGATGCGAACCGCACTGGATACTGCCCGCGCCTATGGCGGTGCCGTGCCCGCGCTGCCCGCCTCGGGCCTGGCCCGGCCGCTACCCGACGGCGGGTTGGAGCCCCTGACCGGACGCCTGGTCCGGGTCCAGACACCGCAGGCCTTCCGGGCCGGACCGTTGCTCGAGGCCTATCGCCGCGCCGAGGCCCAGGGTTTCGACGGCACCGACACCTCGGCGTGCGTCCAACATTTCACCGATGTCGAGGTGCGGGTGTTCGGCGGTGCCGCAAGCAATCTCAAAGTCACCTATCCTCCGGACATCCGACTGGCCGAGCATCTGCTGGCCGCGACGGTCAACGCCGACAGGCGATGA
- a CDS encoding low temperature requirement protein A, translated as MSGRDPHEPHRTATPLELLFDLTFVVAFGVAASEFAHAMAAGHVGAGLAGFGFAIFAVCWAWINFTWFASAYDTDDWVYRLMTMVQMVGVLILALGVPDLYASLEHGGHVDNAVIVAGYVVMRVAMVGQWLRAARQDPARRSTCLTYVAAIAVAQVGWIAAIFVHTSLAVTFGIVVALIGVEMLGPFLAERRAGGTPWHAHHIAERYGLMAIIALGEGVVGTVATLSAVVHDQGWTTDAVLVALAGTGLTFGMWWLFFMVPSAQLLHAHRETSFWFGYLAILLFGAIVATGAGLHVAAYYLEEHSVLSSQATVLSVAIPVGAYIAVIYLLHALLLRSVNAVHLMLAVLTVAVLVGAVVLALSGVSMALCLLVASAAPMVAVIGDEWVGHRHTAAKLAARIG; from the coding sequence ATGTCGGGCCGTGACCCGCATGAGCCGCACCGCACCGCCACCCCGCTGGAACTGCTCTTCGATCTCACCTTCGTGGTCGCGTTCGGCGTCGCGGCATCGGAGTTCGCCCACGCGATGGCCGCCGGTCATGTCGGGGCGGGACTGGCGGGCTTCGGATTCGCGATCTTTGCGGTCTGCTGGGCCTGGATCAACTTCACCTGGTTCGCCTCCGCCTACGACACCGACGACTGGGTGTACCGGCTGATGACGATGGTCCAGATGGTGGGCGTGCTGATCCTGGCCCTCGGCGTCCCGGACCTGTACGCCTCGCTGGAGCACGGCGGGCATGTCGACAACGCGGTGATCGTGGCCGGGTACGTCGTGATGCGGGTCGCGATGGTGGGGCAGTGGCTGCGGGCGGCCCGACAGGATCCGGCCCGGCGCAGCACCTGCCTGACCTATGTCGCGGCCATCGCGGTTGCCCAGGTGGGTTGGATCGCCGCGATCTTCGTGCACACCTCGCTCGCGGTCACGTTCGGCATCGTGGTGGCGTTGATCGGTGTCGAGATGCTCGGACCCTTCCTTGCCGAGCGCCGGGCCGGCGGCACCCCGTGGCACGCCCACCACATCGCCGAACGCTACGGACTGATGGCGATCATCGCGCTGGGCGAGGGCGTGGTCGGCACGGTGGCGACCTTGTCGGCGGTGGTCCACGACCAAGGCTGGACCACCGACGCGGTCCTGGTCGCGCTGGCCGGCACCGGGCTGACCTTCGGCATGTGGTGGCTGTTCTTCATGGTGCCCTCGGCGCAGTTGCTGCATGCGCACCGCGAAACCTCGTTCTGGTTCGGCTATCTGGCGATCCTGCTGTTCGGTGCGATCGTCGCCACCGGCGCCGGTCTGCACGTGGCGGCCTACTACCTCGAGGAGCACTCGGTGCTGAGTTCGCAGGCAACGGTGCTGTCGGTGGCGATACCGGTCGGGGCCTACATCGCGGTGATCTATCTGCTGCACGCGCTGCTGCTGCGCAGCGTGAACGCGGTCCACCTCATGTTGGCCGTGCTGACCGTGGCGGTCCTGGTGGGTGCGGTGGTGCTGGCCCTGTCCGGTGTGTCGATGGCACTGTGCCTGCTGGTCGCGTCGGCGGCGCCGATGGTGGCGGTGATCGGCGATGAGTGGGTGGGTCACCGGCACACCGCGGCCAAGCTGGCCGCCCGGATCGGCTAG
- a CDS encoding MFS transporter: MRPWIIWATGLLAYVVAVLNRTTLGVSGLEAGDRFHAGPSVLSTFVVLQIIVYAGAQVPAGVLLDRYGSKLLIVSGAALMVTGQLAIALTDSLPMALAARAVVGLGDAVTFISVLRLVPHWFPAKRVPLLTQLTGISGQLGQVLSAVPFLALLGVSGWTSAYLSVTAFGVLTMVLAAALLQNTPSGRLVTTETMTVRDTMTSLRTVWMRPGTRLGFFTHMGTQFSVTAFALMWGVPYVTAAQGQTRAVAGMLLTISVVTAISAGIVLGVLTGRYPHKRSLMVLAIIGSNALIWTIVLALPGQAPLWLLVVLVVIISVGGPGSMVGFDFARTFNPSATLGTAQGFVNMGGFLASLLLMQAMGWVLDHEGGYSVESFRHAWTLQYIVWVLAVIGILVTRRKARRLMKAEQERSLLETFEPARG, encoded by the coding sequence GTGCGTCCCTGGATCATCTGGGCCACCGGACTCCTGGCATACGTGGTGGCGGTGCTCAACCGGACCACTCTGGGCGTGTCCGGCCTGGAGGCCGGCGACCGCTTCCACGCGGGGCCCAGCGTGCTGTCGACATTCGTGGTGCTGCAGATCATCGTGTACGCCGGCGCCCAGGTCCCCGCCGGCGTGCTGCTGGACCGCTACGGCTCCAAGCTGCTGATCGTTTCCGGCGCCGCGCTGATGGTCACCGGACAACTCGCCATCGCGCTCACCGACTCACTGCCGATGGCCCTGGCCGCACGTGCTGTCGTCGGGCTCGGTGACGCCGTCACCTTCATCTCCGTGCTGCGGCTGGTGCCCCACTGGTTCCCCGCCAAGCGGGTGCCGCTGCTGACGCAGCTCACCGGGATCAGCGGCCAACTCGGGCAGGTGCTTTCCGCGGTGCCGTTCCTGGCGTTGCTGGGGGTCAGCGGCTGGACATCGGCGTACCTGTCGGTCACCGCGTTCGGCGTGCTCACCATGGTGCTCGCGGCCGCCCTGTTGCAGAACACGCCGTCCGGCCGGCTCGTGACCACCGAGACCATGACGGTGCGAGACACCATGACCAGCCTGCGCACGGTGTGGATGCGTCCGGGCACCCGGCTCGGGTTCTTCACCCATATGGGCACCCAGTTCTCGGTCACCGCCTTCGCCCTGATGTGGGGTGTCCCCTACGTCACCGCCGCCCAGGGCCAGACCCGTGCGGTGGCCGGCATGCTGCTCACCATCTCGGTCGTGACCGCGATCTCCGCCGGCATCGTGCTCGGCGTCCTGACCGGCCGCTACCCACACAAGCGCTCGCTGATGGTCCTGGCCATCATCGGCAGCAATGCGTTGATCTGGACGATCGTGCTGGCCCTGCCTGGCCAGGCGCCGCTGTGGCTGCTCGTCGTGCTCGTCGTCATCATCTCCGTCGGTGGACCCGGCTCGATGGTGGGCTTCGATTTCGCCCGCACGTTCAATCCGAGCGCCACCCTGGGCACCGCGCAGGGCTTCGTCAACATGGGCGGCTTCCTGGCCTCCCTGCTGCTGATGCAGGCGATGGGCTGGGTCCTCGACCACGAGGGCGGATACTCCGTCGAGTCGTTCCGGCACGCCTGGACGCTGCAGTACATCGTCTGGGTGCTGGCCGTCATCGGCATTCTGGTCACTCGGCGCAAGGCCCGGCGACTGATGAAGGCCGAGCAGGAACGGTCCCTGCTGGAGACCTTCGAACCGGCGCGCGGCTAG